A section of the Amycolatopsis sp. AA4 genome encodes:
- the mshD gene encoding mycothiol synthase: MAIDLGDWTTDPDDAVREVLLAAKATDGRPEVDASGPLPRDFDGGLHLLARFDGAPAGYVHLDTEGDSHGHQVAELFVHPDFRRRGVGTALAQAVVERADAGLRVWAHGDHPGAAAIAAKLGLGRQRELLILHVDVSAADWPEPVLHNGFRLRTFVPGQDEDAMVAVNARAFDWHPEQGALTVAEVRAEERHAWFDPAGFFLAENESGEVVGFHWTKVHDPVPGRFDGDPVGEVYVVGVDPATQGSGLGKALTLAGLRYLRSRGLPRVILYVEGDNAAALAVYNKLGFQRFETDVQYGA; this comes from the coding sequence GTGGCTATCGACCTTGGCGACTGGACGACCGATCCCGACGACGCGGTGCGCGAAGTGCTGCTCGCGGCCAAAGCGACCGACGGACGTCCCGAGGTCGACGCGAGCGGTCCGTTGCCGCGTGATTTCGACGGCGGACTGCATCTCCTCGCTCGCTTTGACGGCGCGCCGGCCGGATACGTCCACCTTGATACTGAAGGCGACTCACACGGCCATCAGGTCGCGGAGCTGTTCGTGCACCCGGATTTCCGGCGTCGCGGCGTCGGCACCGCGCTCGCGCAGGCGGTCGTCGAGCGCGCCGACGCGGGGCTGCGCGTGTGGGCGCACGGCGATCACCCCGGTGCGGCCGCGATCGCGGCGAAACTCGGACTCGGCCGTCAGCGCGAGCTGCTGATCCTGCACGTCGACGTCTCCGCTGCGGACTGGCCGGAACCGGTGCTGCACAACGGTTTCCGGCTGCGGACGTTCGTCCCCGGCCAGGACGAGGACGCGATGGTCGCGGTCAACGCGCGCGCGTTCGACTGGCATCCGGAACAGGGCGCGCTGACCGTCGCCGAGGTCCGCGCCGAAGAACGCCACGCCTGGTTCGATCCGGCCGGTTTCTTCCTCGCGGAGAACGAAAGCGGCGAGGTCGTCGGCTTCCACTGGACGAAGGTGCACGACCCGGTGCCCGGCCGTTTCGACGGCGACCCGGTCGGGGAGGTCTACGTGGTTGGCGTCGATCCTGCTACTCAGGGTAGCGGCCTGGGGAAGGCGCTGACCTTGGCCGGACTCCGCTACCTGCGGTCCCGGGGACTACCGAGGGTGATCCTCTACGTCGAGGGCGACAACGCCGCGGCTTTGGCGGTGTACAACAAGCTGGGGTTCCAGCGTTTCGAGACCGACGTCCAGTACGGTGCGTGA
- a CDS encoding LCP family protein — MTDEMEAIDEATQYRRKIDHSLARFSAAHDDAAAEEAKRRERRERLTTKSMALFEQTRTALQRVVLLDKDEEEEQPAEKSEQTRLQEKKQRHTARNVRIGRIALIVVVALIFIGTGVAWGAVTWFDAKFAQVSALDENSSDIQNAEGQANDENFLMVGSDSRDGASSEENVGDAANIPGARSDTVMVAHVPADRKRVVVVSFPRDLEVDRPDCNRWDPAKSQTTDEIVPEQKTAKLNTAYAVGGPQCMTKVIQKVTGLRINHFVGIDFNGFKEMVDAVHGVTVHNEKPIDDTVLGKVLAETGDVTISGDQALSYVRARHVKGDPTSDYGRIKRQQAFIGALLKKVMSSDVVLDPGKLSGFITAFAHATFGDNLGVQQMMTLAQSMRGLNPANINFLTVPTVGLPNKRGNEVLIQEKTKSLFDALRDNTPLPGNQPAGTAANAPPANADSRKSASNG, encoded by the coding sequence ATGACCGACGAGATGGAGGCGATCGACGAGGCGACGCAATACCGTCGCAAGATCGATCACAGTCTCGCTCGGTTCTCCGCCGCGCATGATGACGCCGCGGCCGAAGAAGCGAAGCGGCGGGAGCGGCGCGAGCGGCTCACCACCAAGTCGATGGCGTTGTTCGAGCAGACCCGGACCGCGTTGCAGCGGGTCGTATTGCTCGACAAAGACGAGGAAGAAGAGCAGCCCGCCGAAAAATCGGAGCAGACTCGGCTTCAGGAGAAGAAGCAGCGGCACACCGCGCGCAATGTCCGGATCGGGCGGATCGCGTTGATTGTGGTCGTCGCGCTTATTTTCATCGGCACCGGAGTCGCGTGGGGCGCGGTTACCTGGTTCGACGCCAAGTTCGCTCAGGTGTCCGCGCTGGACGAGAATTCTTCCGACATCCAAAACGCCGAGGGCCAGGCCAACGACGAGAACTTCCTCATGGTCGGCTCCGATTCCCGCGACGGCGCGTCCTCCGAGGAAAACGTCGGAGACGCGGCGAACATCCCCGGCGCGCGGTCGGACACGGTGATGGTGGCGCACGTTCCCGCGGACCGGAAGCGGGTCGTCGTCGTTTCGTTCCCGCGTGACCTCGAAGTCGACCGGCCCGATTGCAATCGGTGGGATCCGGCCAAATCGCAGACTACCGACGAGATCGTGCCCGAGCAGAAGACCGCGAAGCTCAACACGGCCTACGCGGTCGGCGGGCCGCAATGCATGACGAAGGTGATCCAGAAAGTCACCGGCCTGCGGATCAACCACTTCGTCGGCATCGACTTCAACGGATTCAAGGAAATGGTCGACGCGGTGCACGGAGTGACCGTGCACAACGAGAAACCGATCGACGACACGGTGCTCGGCAAAGTGCTGGCCGAAACCGGCGACGTGACCATTTCCGGCGACCAGGCGCTGAGCTACGTGCGCGCCCGGCACGTCAAGGGCGACCCGACCTCCGACTACGGCCGGATCAAGCGGCAGCAGGCGTTCATCGGAGCGCTGCTCAAGAAGGTCATGTCTTCGGATGTCGTGCTGGATCCCGGAAAACTCTCCGGTTTCATCACCGCTTTCGCGCACGCGACGTTCGGCGACAACCTCGGCGTGCAGCAGATGATGACGCTCGCGCAATCGATGCGCGGGCTCAACCCGGCCAATATCAACTTCCTGACCGTGCCCACCGTCGGCCTGCCGAACAAGCGTGGCAACGAAGTCCTGATCCAGGAAAAGACCAAGAGCCTCTTCGACGCGTTGCGCGACAACACGCCGCTGCCGGGCAACCAGCCCGCCGGAACCGCGGCGAACGCGCCGCCCGCCAACGCGGATTCGCGCAAGAGCGCCAGCAACGGCTGA
- a CDS encoding sulfurtransferase, protein MSREDVLVTTQWAEENLDTPGVVFAEVDEDTTAYDNGHIRGAVKLDWRNDLQDGVRRDFVNKEGFEKLLSEKGISNDDRVILYGGNNNWFAAYAYWYFKLYGHENVQLLDGGRKKWELDGRELNSDEVKREPTNYKAKDQDLSLRAFRDEVVQSIGSKNYIDVRSPDEFSGKLLAPAHLPQEQSQVPGHIPGALNVPWAKVANEDGTFKSEQEIKDLYAEAGYDESKPTIAYCRIGERSSIAWFALHELLGQQDVKNYDGSWTEYGSLVGVPVELGAK, encoded by the coding sequence ATGAGCCGAGAAGACGTCCTGGTCACCACCCAGTGGGCCGAGGAAAACCTGGACACCCCGGGCGTGGTGTTCGCCGAGGTCGACGAGGACACGACCGCTTACGACAACGGGCACATCCGCGGCGCGGTGAAGCTCGACTGGCGCAACGACCTCCAGGACGGCGTCCGCCGCGACTTCGTCAACAAGGAGGGCTTCGAGAAGCTCCTGTCGGAGAAGGGCATCTCGAACGACGACCGCGTGATCCTCTACGGCGGCAACAACAACTGGTTCGCCGCGTACGCGTACTGGTACTTCAAGCTCTACGGCCACGAGAACGTGCAGCTGCTCGACGGCGGCCGCAAGAAGTGGGAGCTCGACGGCCGCGAGCTGAACTCCGACGAGGTCAAGCGCGAGCCGACCAACTACAAGGCCAAGGACCAGGACCTGTCGCTGCGCGCGTTCCGCGACGAGGTCGTCCAGTCGATCGGCTCGAAGAACTACATCGACGTGCGCTCGCCGGACGAGTTCTCCGGCAAGCTGCTCGCCCCGGCGCACCTGCCGCAGGAGCAGTCGCAGGTGCCGGGCCACATCCCGGGCGCGCTGAACGTGCCGTGGGCGAAGGTCGCCAACGAGGACGGCACCTTCAAGTCCGAGCAGGAGATCAAGGACCTCTACGCCGAGGCCGGCTACGACGAGAGCAAGCCGACCATCGCGTACTGCCGCATCGGCGAGCGTTCGTCGATCGCCTGGTTCGCCCTGCACGAGCTGCTCGGCCAGCAGGACGTGAAGAACTACGACGGTTCGTGGACGGAATACGGTTCGCTGGTCGGCGTTCCGGTCGAGTTGGGAGCTAAGTGA
- a CDS encoding thioredoxin family protein, whose product MTGVWVLLATLVVATAAGLVLRARNGRIRAAKPAAATRPLPAPVAEALDPQSAVTLVQISTTFCTPCRHTRAILSSLAEKTDGLHHVDLDVTERPEVAQALSVLSTPTTLALDPEGRELLRVGGVPKCPELLEALRPHLAAASH is encoded by the coding sequence GTGACCGGAGTGTGGGTGCTGCTGGCGACGCTGGTCGTCGCGACGGCCGCGGGCCTCGTCCTGCGCGCCCGCAACGGGCGGATCCGCGCGGCCAAACCGGCCGCCGCGACCCGCCCGCTCCCCGCTCCGGTCGCCGAGGCCCTTGATCCGCAATCCGCCGTCACCCTGGTGCAGATCTCCACCACCTTCTGCACCCCGTGCCGGCACACGCGGGCGATTCTGTCGTCGCTCGCGGAGAAGACCGACGGCCTGCACCACGTCGACCTGGACGTCACCGAACGTCCCGAGGTCGCGCAGGCGCTGTCGGTGCTCAGCACGCCGACCACGCTCGCGCTGGACCCGGAAGGCCGGGAACTGCTGCGCGTGGGCGGCGTGCCCAAGTGCCCGGAGCTGCTCGAGGCGCTCCGCCCGCATCTGGCCGCCGCGTCGCACTGA
- a CDS encoding DUF2993 domain-containing protein, giving the protein MASRPVTRDDRPASNPGSGRRGRRVRRWLIVLGVLVLLLVGADFGAAAFAEHTISQKARAQLGLSDDPSVTIHGFPFTVQALSGDYSHITVSADGVPVGSELRDLRVSAELEDVIAPLSDLTSGNTKAVKIGKLTGAVTIKASDLARVSPLNKIQNLKIEQSTQAYVKYGDTEQGKQPDPTPTNADGEPADGTSAGVRISGDVQVAGQKVEIFCFALIQLKEKTISIVPYRLQFGNDQTTTIVPEAVQKALLPNFRASISTTRLPLSVTPTAVRVDSGSVTIKGEAHDVNFADLSANHGG; this is encoded by the coding sequence ATGGCGAGCAGGCCCGTGACCCGGGACGACCGACCGGCCAGCAACCCCGGCAGCGGCCGGCGAGGCAGGCGCGTACGGCGGTGGCTCATCGTGCTGGGAGTGCTGGTGCTCCTGCTGGTCGGTGCGGATTTCGGAGCGGCGGCCTTCGCCGAGCACACGATCTCGCAGAAGGCCCGCGCACAGCTCGGGCTGAGCGACGATCCGTCGGTCACCATCCACGGCTTCCCGTTCACCGTGCAGGCGCTCTCGGGTGACTACAGTCACATCACCGTTTCCGCGGACGGCGTGCCCGTCGGCAGCGAACTGCGCGACCTGCGCGTGAGCGCCGAACTGGAGGACGTGATCGCGCCGCTGTCGGACCTGACGTCCGGCAACACCAAGGCGGTGAAGATCGGCAAGCTCACCGGCGCGGTGACGATCAAGGCGTCCGACCTCGCCCGGGTCTCGCCGCTGAACAAGATCCAGAACCTGAAGATCGAGCAGTCGACCCAGGCGTACGTGAAGTACGGCGACACCGAGCAGGGCAAGCAGCCGGACCCGACGCCGACCAACGCCGACGGCGAACCGGCCGACGGCACCAGCGCGGGCGTGCGGATCTCCGGCGACGTGCAGGTGGCCGGGCAGAAGGTGGAGATCTTCTGCTTCGCGCTGATCCAGCTCAAGGAAAAGACGATCTCGATCGTGCCTTACCGGTTGCAGTTCGGGAATGACCAGACGACCACGATCGTTCCGGAAGCTGTGCAGAAAGCTCTGCTGCCGAACTTCCGGGCGTCCATCTCGACGACCCGGCTGCCGCTGTCGGTCACCCCGACCGCGGTCCGCGTGGACAGCGGTTCGGTGACGATCAAGGGCGAAGCGCACGACGTGAACTTCGCCGACCTGTCCGCCAACCACGGAGGCTGA
- a CDS encoding DUF4395 domain-containing protein, whose protein sequence is MSAGPAVDPRGPRFAAIVTTVVLAVVLVTQWWPLLALQTVVFAIGAFVGLKPAPYSVLYRLVVAPRLGPTTEREDAAPLRFAQAVGFVFALVGTIGFATGVTPLGVVATAFALFAAFLNAAFNYCLGCQVYLLIKRFSPARASS, encoded by the coding sequence ATGTCCGCCGGACCGGCCGTAGACCCGCGAGGTCCCAGGTTCGCCGCGATCGTGACCACGGTGGTGCTCGCCGTCGTGCTCGTCACGCAGTGGTGGCCCTTGCTCGCGCTGCAGACCGTGGTCTTCGCGATCGGGGCGTTCGTCGGGCTCAAGCCCGCGCCGTACTCGGTGCTGTACCGGCTCGTGGTCGCGCCGCGGCTCGGGCCGACGACCGAACGCGAGGACGCCGCCCCGCTGCGGTTCGCGCAGGCGGTCGGGTTCGTGTTCGCGCTCGTCGGCACGATCGGCTTCGCGACCGGCGTGACGCCGCTCGGCGTCGTCGCGACCGCGTTCGCGCTCTTCGCCGCGTTCCTCAACGCGGCTTTCAACTACTGCCTCGGGTGCCAGGTGTACCTGCTGATCAAGCGTTTCAGCCCCGCGCGGGCGTCCTCGTAA
- the phoU gene encoding phosphate signaling complex protein PhoU, giving the protein MREAYHVELDQLAENLAAMSVQVADAMERATKALLEVDLGLAEQVISDDAKVDDARAECEEQAYALLALQAPVATDLRTVLAAIHAAESLERMGDLALHVAKAARRRHPDPVLPDAVKPYFAEMGRAAVKLARQVEAIIKTKDVSAAKDLEAEDDQVDDLHRHLFTVLMDREWPHGVASAVDVTLLGRFYERYADHAVSVAKRMIFVVTGRMPGYGTDDEDLTI; this is encoded by the coding sequence ATGCGTGAGGCCTACCATGTGGAACTCGATCAGCTCGCCGAAAACCTGGCCGCGATGTCGGTCCAGGTCGCCGACGCCATGGAGCGGGCCACCAAAGCACTGCTGGAGGTCGACCTCGGCCTCGCCGAGCAGGTGATCAGCGACGACGCGAAGGTCGACGACGCGCGCGCCGAATGCGAGGAGCAGGCGTACGCGCTGCTGGCGCTGCAGGCCCCGGTCGCGACCGATCTGCGCACCGTGCTCGCCGCCATCCACGCGGCGGAAAGCCTGGAGCGCATGGGAGATCTCGCCCTGCACGTCGCCAAGGCCGCCCGCCGCCGCCACCCGGACCCGGTGCTGCCCGACGCCGTCAAGCCGTACTTCGCCGAGATGGGCCGGGCCGCGGTCAAGCTCGCCCGCCAGGTCGAGGCGATCATCAAGACCAAGGACGTGTCCGCGGCCAAGGACCTCGAGGCCGAGGACGACCAGGTCGACGACCTGCACCGGCACCTGTTCACCGTGCTGATGGACCGCGAATGGCCGCACGGCGTCGCCTCCGCGGTCGACGTCACGCTGCTCGGCCGCTTCTACGAGCGCTACGCCGACCACGCGGTGTCCGTCGCCAAGCGGATGATTTTCGTGGTCACCGGCCGGATGCCCGGCTACGGCACCGACGACGAGGACCTGACCATCTGA
- the pstA gene encoding phosphate ABC transporter permease PstA encodes MSTTLERPATTPAFQQVSAARKVKNGVATVLVWLSFLIAVIPLVWVLYTVIANGIKRIPYSNWWGQDFGSVLGDEVGGGVLHAIIGTLLQGLVCAVISVPIGLLVAIYLVEYGRGKLARATTFMVDILSGVPSIVAALFIYALWVTTLGLPRSGFAVSLALVLLMIPVVVRSAEEMLRIVPDDLREASYALGVPKWKTIMKIVLPTALSGILGGIMMALARVMGETAPLLVLVGYTSYVNWNIFSGEQASLPLVMNNERATNSMDPGSVGFDRIWGAALTLVLIIAVINLLATVLSRIVAPKKK; translated from the coding sequence GTGTCGACCACCCTCGAACGGCCCGCGACGACACCGGCTTTCCAGCAGGTGAGCGCGGCCCGGAAGGTCAAGAACGGCGTGGCCACCGTCCTGGTGTGGCTGTCCTTCCTGATCGCCGTGATCCCGCTGGTGTGGGTGCTGTACACGGTGATCGCCAACGGGATCAAGCGGATCCCGTACAGCAACTGGTGGGGCCAGGACTTCGGTTCGGTGCTCGGCGACGAGGTCGGCGGCGGCGTGCTGCACGCGATCATCGGCACCCTGCTGCAGGGTCTGGTGTGCGCGGTCATCTCGGTGCCGATCGGCCTGCTGGTGGCGATTTACCTCGTCGAGTACGGCCGGGGCAAGCTGGCCAGGGCCACCACGTTCATGGTGGACATCCTCTCCGGTGTTCCGTCCATTGTGGCCGCTCTGTTCATTTACGCGCTGTGGGTCACCACGCTCGGCCTGCCGCGCAGCGGGTTCGCGGTGTCGCTGGCCTTGGTGCTGCTGATGATTCCGGTGGTCGTCCGCTCGGCGGAGGAAATGCTGCGGATCGTGCCGGACGACCTGCGCGAGGCGTCGTACGCGCTGGGCGTGCCGAAGTGGAAGACGATCATGAAGATCGTGCTTCCGACCGCGCTGTCGGGCATTCTCGGCGGCATCATGATGGCGCTCGCCCGCGTGATGGGCGAAACCGCGCCGCTGCTGGTGCTCGTCGGGTACACGTCCTACGTCAACTGGAACATCTTCAGCGGGGAGCAGGCGTCGCTGCCGCTGGTGATGAACAACGAGCGCGCGACCAACTCGATGGACCCGGGCAGCGTCGGCTTCGACCGGATCTGGGGAGCCGCGCTCACCCTGGTGCTCATCATCGCCGTGATCAACCTGCTCGCCACGGTCCTTTCCCGCATCGTCGCCCCGAAGAAGAAGTGA
- the pstB gene encoding phosphate ABC transporter ATP-binding protein PstB has translation MAKRIDVKDLDIYYGKFHAVDSVTLNVPPRNVTAFIGPSGCGKSTVLRTLNRMHEVIPGARVDGQVLLDGEDIYASAVDPVQVRRTIGMVFQRPNPFPTMSIKDNVVAGLRLGGVKSRKQLDEVAERALRGANLWNEVKDRLNKPGGGLSGGQQQRLCIARAIAVQPDVLLMDEPCSALDPISTLAIEDLIGELKKDYTIVIVTHNMQQAARVSDQTAFFNLAGVGQPGRLIELNDTEKIFSNPDEKATEDYISGRFG, from the coding sequence ATGGCCAAGCGAATCGACGTCAAAGACCTGGACATCTACTACGGCAAGTTCCACGCCGTGGACAGCGTCACGCTGAACGTCCCGCCGCGGAACGTGACCGCGTTCATCGGGCCGTCGGGGTGTGGCAAATCGACCGTGCTGCGCACGCTGAATCGGATGCACGAGGTCATTCCCGGCGCTCGCGTCGACGGCCAGGTGCTGCTCGACGGGGAGGACATCTACGCCTCGGCGGTGGACCCGGTGCAGGTGCGCCGCACCATCGGCATGGTGTTCCAGCGGCCGAACCCGTTCCCCACGATGTCCATTAAGGACAATGTAGTGGCCGGGCTCCGGCTCGGCGGGGTGAAGAGCCGCAAGCAGCTCGACGAGGTCGCCGAGCGCGCGCTGCGCGGCGCGAACCTGTGGAACGAGGTCAAGGACCGGCTGAACAAGCCGGGCGGCGGCCTTTCCGGCGGGCAGCAGCAGCGGCTCTGCATCGCGCGGGCGATCGCGGTGCAGCCGGACGTGCTGCTGATGGACGAGCCGTGTTCGGCGCTGGACCCGATCTCGACGCTCGCGATCGAGGACCTGATCGGCGAGCTGAAGAAGGACTACACGATCGTCATCGTGACGCACAACATGCAGCAGGCGGCGCGAGTTTCGGACCAGACCGCGTTCTTCAACCTGGCCGGCGTCGGCCAGCCCGGCCGGCTGATCGAGCTGAACGACACGGAGAAGATCTTCTCCAACCCGGACGAGAAGGCCACCGAGGACTACATCTCGGGCCGCTTCGGCTGA
- a CDS encoding response regulator transcription factor → MSLDLLVLTGELDATSVLPALDLLPHTVRVREPEVTALLDAGHRDVILLDARSDLASAKSLCRLLKGAEDESGTPVIAVVGEGGLVAVNSEWRTDDILLPTAGPAEVDARLRLATTRDGVGLQADAELRVGDLVIDEATYTAKLRRRTLELTYKEFELLKYLAQHAGRVFTRAQLLQEVWGYDFFGGTRTVDVHVRRLRAKLGPEHEQMIGTVRNVGYKFERPAKGAKPVVAVPTDASELTSR, encoded by the coding sequence ATGAGCTTGGACCTGCTGGTGCTGACGGGGGAACTCGACGCTACCTCCGTATTACCCGCGCTGGACCTGCTGCCGCACACCGTACGCGTACGCGAGCCGGAAGTGACGGCCCTGCTCGACGCGGGCCACCGCGACGTCATCCTTCTCGACGCGCGCAGCGACCTCGCTTCCGCGAAGAGCCTGTGCCGTCTGCTCAAAGGCGCGGAGGACGAATCGGGCACGCCGGTCATCGCGGTCGTCGGCGAGGGCGGTTTGGTCGCGGTCAACTCCGAATGGCGCACGGACGACATCCTGCTGCCCACCGCCGGTCCCGCGGAGGTGGACGCACGGCTGCGGCTGGCCACCACTCGCGACGGCGTCGGCCTGCAGGCGGATGCCGAACTGCGCGTAGGCGACCTTGTCATTGACGAAGCGACGTACACGGCGAAGCTGCGCCGTCGCACGCTCGAGCTGACGTACAAGGAATTCGAACTCCTCAAGTACCTCGCCCAGCACGCTGGCCGCGTCTTCACTCGCGCGCAGTTGCTGCAGGAAGTGTGGGGCTACGACTTCTTCGGCGGCACGCGCACGGTCGACGTCCACGTACGGCGGCTTCGCGCGAAGCTCGGCCCGGAGCACGAGCAGATGATCGGCACTGTGCGGAACGTCGGTTACAAGTTCGAGCGTCCGGCGAAGGGCGCGAAGCCGGTTGTCGCCGTTCCCACCGACGCTTCGGAGCTGACCTCCCGCTGA
- a CDS encoding DUF1416 domain-containing protein, whose protein sequence is MADGCSAPAQVATPADFDTNGQVVLAGKVTGAEGPVGGAFVRLLDGGGDFAGEVVSSADGDFRFYAAEGSWTVRALHRTGNGEANVTAEGPGLHQLAISVA, encoded by the coding sequence ATGGCAGACGGCTGCAGCGCACCGGCACAGGTCGCGACCCCGGCGGACTTCGACACCAACGGTCAGGTCGTGCTGGCCGGCAAGGTCACCGGCGCGGAGGGACCGGTCGGCGGCGCGTTCGTCCGGCTGCTCGACGGCGGCGGCGACTTCGCCGGCGAGGTCGTGTCCTCGGCGGACGGCGACTTCCGGTTCTACGCGGCTGAGGGTTCCTGGACGGTGCGCGCGCTGCACCGCACGGGCAACGGCGAGGCCAACGTGACCGCGGAGGGGCCGGGCCTGCACCAGCTGGCCATTTCGGTTGCCTGA
- the pstS gene encoding phosphate ABC transporter substrate-binding protein PstS, producing MKIMRPLGAVGIVASAALVLAACGSDPSASNSGSGSNSAAPAATGTAQVDCGGKSPLSAEGSTAQKNAIEVFNQAYGKKCDGQKVNYNGTGSGAGVKQFNANQVDFGGSDSPIKDADLEAATKRCGSPALNIPLVVGPIAVGYHLSGVDKLTLTPQVIAKIFNGGIKNWNDPAIKAVKGNENLNLPDKPIQVVSRSEESGTTDNFQKYLGAAAKDVWTQGAGKKFNGGVGNGAQGSNGVASTVKGADGSITYVESAFAKDGVTPALIDSGSGGVELNAQNVAKSLDAAKFFHPGTNDLAMDLNGIYSSNVPGAYPLLLTTYEIVCSKYSNPDVAKAVKAFLTVAATDGQQPLSAKGYVPIPQSLQDKVLKAVKEIS from the coding sequence GTGAAGATCATGCGGCCCCTGGGTGCCGTCGGCATCGTGGCGAGCGCCGCGCTCGTCCTTGCCGCTTGTGGCTCCGACCCTTCGGCGTCCAACAGCGGCTCGGGCTCGAACTCCGCCGCTCCCGCCGCCACCGGAACCGCCCAGGTCGACTGCGGGGGCAAGAGCCCGCTTTCCGCTGAGGGCTCGACGGCCCAGAAGAACGCCATCGAGGTGTTCAACCAGGCCTACGGCAAGAAGTGCGACGGCCAGAAGGTGAACTACAACGGCACCGGCTCCGGCGCCGGCGTCAAGCAGTTCAACGCCAACCAGGTCGACTTCGGCGGCTCGGACTCGCCGATCAAGGACGCCGACCTCGAGGCCGCCACCAAGCGCTGCGGTTCGCCCGCGCTGAACATCCCGCTGGTCGTCGGCCCGATCGCGGTCGGCTACCACCTGTCCGGCGTGGACAAGCTGACGCTGACCCCGCAGGTCATCGCCAAGATCTTCAACGGCGGCATCAAGAACTGGAACGACCCGGCCATCAAGGCGGTCAAGGGCAACGAGAACCTGAACCTGCCGGACAAGCCGATCCAGGTCGTCTCCCGCTCCGAGGAGTCGGGCACCACCGACAACTTCCAGAAGTACCTCGGCGCGGCCGCCAAGGACGTCTGGACCCAGGGCGCGGGCAAGAAGTTCAACGGCGGCGTCGGCAACGGTGCGCAGGGCTCGAACGGCGTCGCGAGCACCGTCAAGGGCGCGGACGGCTCGATCACCTACGTGGAGAGCGCCTTCGCCAAGGACGGCGTCACCCCGGCCCTGATCGACAGCGGCTCCGGCGGCGTCGAGCTGAACGCGCAGAACGTGGCCAAGTCCCTGGACGCCGCGAAGTTCTTCCACCCGGGCACCAACGACCTGGCGATGGACCTCAACGGCATCTACTCGAGCAACGTGCCGGGCGCCTACCCGCTGCTGCTGACGACCTACGAGATCGTGTGCTCGAAGTACTCGAACCCGGACGTCGCGAAGGCCGTCAAGGCGTTCCTGACGGTGGCCGCGACCGACGGCCAGCAGCCGCTGTCGGCCAAGGGCTACGTCCCGATCCCGCAGAGCCTGCAGGACAAGGTGCTGAAGGCCGTCAAGGAAATTTCCTGA
- the pstC gene encoding phosphate ABC transporter permease subunit PstC: MRAGDRIFQNLTTGAGIFVVALIALIGIFLVVQAIPALKADKVNFLFNHGWSTNDPTNMAFGIADLAEVTVATSLVALIIAMPISLGIALFLTQYAPPKLARPFAYVVDLLAAVPSIIFGLWGILVFAPAIEPFSQWVNTTFSWIPIFAPGNIAPNVRGTIFTAGIVLAVMILPIITSLTREVFERTPTAQVEGALALGATRWEVIRTTVLPFGKAGFVGASMLGLGRALGETIALAVILLIPQGRNFDWSLFDGGATFASKIAQNYSEFNNPTSAGAYIAAGLVLFVLTFLVNFAARSIVGKKGE; the protein is encoded by the coding sequence GTGCGAGCCGGTGACCGCATCTTCCAGAACCTGACCACCGGGGCCGGGATCTTCGTCGTCGCCCTGATCGCCCTGATCGGGATTTTCCTGGTCGTCCAGGCGATTCCGGCGCTGAAGGCGGACAAGGTCAACTTCCTGTTCAACCACGGGTGGTCGACGAACGATCCGACCAACATGGCGTTCGGCATCGCCGATCTCGCCGAGGTCACCGTGGCGACCTCGCTGGTGGCGCTGATCATCGCGATGCCGATCTCGCTGGGCATCGCGCTGTTCCTCACCCAGTACGCGCCGCCGAAACTGGCCCGGCCGTTCGCCTACGTCGTGGATCTGCTCGCCGCGGTGCCGTCGATCATTTTCGGCCTGTGGGGCATTCTCGTGTTCGCGCCCGCGATCGAGCCGTTCTCCCAGTGGGTGAACACCACCTTCTCGTGGATCCCGATTTTCGCGCCGGGCAACATCGCGCCGAACGTGCGCGGCACCATTTTCACCGCCGGAATCGTGCTGGCGGTGATGATCCTGCCGATCATCACGTCGCTCACCCGCGAGGTTTTCGAGCGCACGCCCACCGCGCAGGTCGAAGGCGCGCTCGCGCTCGGCGCCACGCGCTGGGAGGTCATTCGCACGACGGTGCTGCCGTTCGGCAAGGCGGGCTTCGTCGGTGCTTCGATGCTCGGCCTCGGCCGCGCGCTCGGTGAAACCATTGCGCTGGCAGTGATTCTGCTGATCCCGCAGGGCCGCAACTTCGACTGGAGCCTTTTCGACGGCGGTGCGACGTTCGCCTCGAAGATCGCCCAGAACTACAGCGAGTTCAACAACCCGACCTCGGCCGGCGCCTACATCGCGGCCGGCCTGGTGCTGTTCGTGCTGACGTTCCTGGTCAACTTCGCCGCCCGCTCGATCGTCGGCAAGAAGGGGGAGTGA